The nucleotide sequence CAGTAGATTGTCGACATTAGAAGAGTACCATTCTTCTAATACAGAAATATTAACTGTGGAAGAAATTAAGAAGAAGTTATTAGAGTTGGATTATGTACAAAGTGCATTAAAAGAATGGAATAAAAAGGTTCATGTAATGAACTAAAGGTGGTTTTACTTATGAAGATTCTCGTAACAGGTGCAAAGGGCTTTGTTGGAAAAAACCTTATTGCAGAGCTTAAAAATAGGGGATTTAACGATATATTTGAGTTTACCAGAGAAAGTGAACCTTCACTACTTGAAATATATACAAAAGAATGTGATTTTGTCTTTCATTTAGCTGGAGTTAATAGACCAAAAGATGAAGTTGAATTTATGGAAGGTAACTTTGGTTCAACTTCTCAATTACTAGATCTACTAAAGAAATATGACAATAAAGCTCCAGTTCTTCTTACTTCTTCTATTCAAGCAGAAAAGGATAATCCTTATGGAAGAAGCAAGAAAGCTGGGGAGGAATTACTTTTTAATTACTACTTTGAAACTGATGCAAAAGTATATGTGTACCGATTATCTAATCTATTTGGAAAGTGGAGTAAACCTAACTACAATACCGTTGTAGCTACATTTTGTCATAATATAGCAAGGGGCTTAGATATACAGATAAACAATCCCGATGCAGAGCTTAATCTTTGTTATATAGATGATGTATTGGAAGAGTTTTTCCGAGCTCTTGAGGGAAAGCCAACTATGCATGATGATTACTGTGTTGTACCTGTAACACATAATATAAAACTTGGAGAATTAGCTGACCTTATAAAGAGCTTTAAAGAAAGCAGAACAAACTTAAGTATTCCTAATATGGAAGATTCATTAACAAAAAAACTTTATAGTACTTATTTAAGCTTTTTACCAGAAGATCAGTTTTCTTATAATCTAAAAATGAATTCTGATCATAGAGGTTCTTTTACAGAATTTCTGAGAACACCTGAAAGAGGGCAAGTTTCCGTAAATATATCAAAACCTGGTATTACTAAAGGGAACCATTGGCATCATACTAAAAATGAAAAATTTTTAGTTGTTAGTGGAGAAGGTTTAATTCGTTTTAGAAGGATAGATTCTGAGGAAGTTATTGAGTATAGTGTGAGTGGAGAAAAACTACAAGTAGTAGATATACCGACCGGATATACACACTCAATTGTAAATGTAGGAGAAAGTGATCTCATAACAGTAATGTGGGCAAATGAATGTTTTGACCCAGACAACCCAGACACTTATTTTGTGGAGGTATGATTTAATGAAGAAGTTAAAAGTAATGACAGTCGTTGGAACTAGACCTGAGATAATAAGATTGTCGGCTGTTATAAATAAATTAGAAGAGTCAAATGCGATTGAACATACTCTTGTCCATACGGGACAAAATTATGATTATGAATTAAATGAAGTCTTTTTTAAAGATTTTAAAATGAAAAAACCTGACTATTTTCTCAATGCAGCTACTGGAACAGCGGTAGAAACTATAGGAAATATATTAGTTAAAATAGATCCTATTATGGAAGAAGTGAAACCAGATGCATTCTTAATACTTGGTGATACAAATAGCTGCTTAACTGCAATTGCTGCAAAGAGAAGACACATACCTATTTTCCATATGGAAGCAGGAAATAGATGCTTTGACCAAAGAGTGCCTGAAGAAACGAATAGAAAAATTGTAGATCATACAGCTGATATTAATTTAACTTATAGTGATATTGCAAGAGAATATTTACTAAAAGAAGGATTCCCATCAGATAGAATTATTAAAACAGGTAGCCCAATGTTTGAAGTTCTTAACTCTAGAAAAGGTGATATTGAGGACTCAGACGTATTAGAAAGATTGAATCTAGAAGAAGAAAATTATTTTGTAGTATCAGCTCATAGAGAAGAAAACATTAATTCAGAAACTAATTTCTTAGATTTAGTTGAAAGTTTAAATGCGATTGCTGAAAAATTTAAAATGCCAGTGATTGTGAGTACACATCCTAGAACTAGAAAAATGATAGAAGCTAAAGAAGTAGAGTTTAACCCATTAGTGAAGACTATGAAGCCTTTAGGGTTTAATGATTATGTGAAACTTCAAATTAAAGCCAAAGCGGTGCTAAGTGATAGTGGAACAATTAGTGAAGAATCTTCTATTCTTGGATTTAGAGCGCTTAATATCAGACAAGCCCATGAAAGACCTGAGGCAATGGAAGAAGCATCAGTTATGATGGTAGGTTTAACGAAAGAAAGGATCTTACAAGGACTTGAAGTATTAGATTTACAAGAAAATGATACATTAAGATTTGTTGGGGATTACAGTATGCCTAATGTTTCTGATAAAGTATTGAGAATTATTTTATCATATACAGATTATGTGAATAGAGTTGTTTGGGGGAAATAAAATGGAACTATTGGTTGCGGCTGATTCACTATTTCTAAAGACACCGGATGGTAAATATTGGTGTAAAACAATTTATGAATATGACTTTTGGCTACGTTATTTAAAAGTGTTCGAAAAGGTAGCGGTTGTTTCAAGAGTAAAGTCTGCAGAGTTAAGTGAAGTAGACGGGTATCTTCGAGTTGATGGCCCAAACTTACGAGTAGTGGAATTGCCATCTATGAGTGGAATGAAACAATATATCTTGAATTATTATTTGTTTAGTAAAGCAGCTAAAGAAGCAGTAGAAAATGCAGATTGTGCACTATTCAGATTGCCATCTGTTGCTGCATCTATGGTGCTAAAATACTATGCACGAAAAAAGAAGCCGTATGCTCTAGAAATAGTTGCCGATCCATTTGATGCTTACAGTTCAAATAAAATTGCCCAGTTAATGTATACTAAAAAACTTAAGGAATCAGCTATTAGTGCAAATGGAGTTTCATACGTGACTCAGTTCTACTTACAAAGCAAATACCCTTCTTTTGCTAGTAAATATGGTGAAACAATAGAACACTTTGAAAGTTATTATTCTACAATAAATTTGCCATCTTCCTATTTAACCAAACCTAGAATCTATGGTAATACCAAAAAGCATTTTACAATAGTTCATACCGCTAATAGTATCAACAATGATATTAAGGGACATGAAACTTTATTAAAGGTATTAAAAAATTTAAGAGAAAAGCATTATGATATAAATATAATATTCATAGGTGATGGTAGTAAACGAAAATTTTATGAGCAAATGTCAAAAAATATGGGGATAGAGGAGTATGTAACATTTACAGGATTACTTTCGACCCAGCAAGAAGTAAGAGATATTCTTTTACAGTCTGATATATTTGTTTTTCCAACAAAAGCAGAAGGCTTACCGAGAGCTGTAATAGAAGCAATGGCAGTTGGTTTACCATGTTTATCAACCCCGGTAAACGGAATCCCAGAACTATTGGATGAAGAATACTTATTCAATCCACTTGATGTAGAGGGTTTTACAAGTAAGATTATTCATTTGATTGACTCACCTGACGAACTAGAAGAGATGAGCAAAAAGAATATAAAAAAAGCCAAAATGTACACAATTGATAAATTAGAACTTCGACGAACAGAGTTTTACGTGAAGTTAAAAAAACTATCAATCAAATAATATTAAGTTTGAATGAGGGTGGGTTCAAAGGTTTATGGATAAAATTAGTATTATTGTACCTGTTTATAAAGTTGAAAAATATATTGATCGTTGCATTAATAGCTTAATTAACCAAACCTATTCTAATATTGAAATTATTCTTGTTGATGATGGATCACCGGATAAATCTGGGGAAATATGTGACACTTATGCAAAGAAATATAGCAATATTAAAGTAATCCATAAAGAAAATGGAGGTCAATCATCGGCAAGAAACATAGGGTTAAGGGCTGCGACAGGAGATTATGTTGGCTTTGTGGACAGTGATGATTGGATTCTACCTGATATGTACGAATCTTTATATGGTAATTTAAAAAACACGAGTTGTGATATTTCAATGTGCCAAAGAATAAATGTTAGAAACAAAGACGAAGCGAATAAAGCATTGAATAAAAATGAATTTATGGTCTATAAAGGTGACCAAATAATGGATTTATACCTAACAACTGATATGTTGTCCGTTTGGAATAAGCTTTATAAAAGGACTTTATTTAACGATATATGGTTTCCAGAAGGAAAAATACATGAAGAAATTTTTCTGATGTATAGCATTCTTAAGAAAACAACAAGAATGGTTGTATCGGATTCCCAAAAATATTGTTACTTTTTAGGTGAGATAAGTACCACACGTAGTCCATTGAATATGAAGGATTTTAATATGATAAGTGAATGGGAAAAAGTAATTGAGGATGTAAAGGATTATTATCCAGCATTAATAGAAAATGCAAAGATAAGACTATATATATCCTATTTTAACCTAATTAATAAATACGTAATGTTTGGATCAGATAACATAAATACGGATACGATGATAAAAAAAACAATGAAAATATGGATTAAAACATTAAAACGAAACCATTGGTTACTTAGAAAAAGTAAATATATTGGGAATAAAAGAATGGCACAAATTAATGTTTTATGTTTTTCTTATAAAACATTTAATATCTCTAAGAAGTTTTTCCTTTATATAAACAAGCGACGCTTAAATTGAAAAAATCTATAAACTATAACAATATTATTTCTGTCCCTTGATAAGAAGGGATTTACTACTTTAAAGCAATATTGTAGTCATATAAAGGAGTATTTTAAACTGTGCAAATATTAGCTGCTCTTATTTTATCAAATATATATATTATTGGCTTTTTAATAGGATATTTGAAAAAGAAAGATCTTTTAACACCTCTATGCTTTTTTAATCTTTGGATGTTTTTAATAACCGTTCCAAGGTTAATAACTATCGATGAAATTATTTATAATGGTCAACCAGTAACGGATTCTGGTATTTTTTTGTATTTGGTGTTTACTATAATAGCAGTATTAACTATAAATGTTTCAATGATAATCTTTAATAATATTAATTCCGGACAAATTATCTCTAGAAAAGATAGCAATAATGGCAATAATGCCAGTGGTCAATCCTATAAAAAAACAATAGCAATATTGCTATTCAGTGTTGGGGCATTATCAAAACTATATTTAATAAATGTTAATGGCGGCTTAGCTTATATTTGGAGTAATTTAGATAAAAGGTCTTTTATGTTAAGTGGGAGTTCATATATAGACAGTTTGGAAATACTGATGGTTATAGGGATATCATTGATGCTTGATTGCTATTTTGAAAGTAATAAAAGAAAGTATTTGATTATGACAATTTCTATGTTTTTAATTGGAGCTGTTCTATTGATTGCTTTTGGTGCAAGAGCTCCTCTTTTAGAAGCTATCATAACATTGTTATTTATTATCAATTATAGATCAAATAAAATTTCTCTATCAACTATATTAAAACCAAAGATATTTGGGGTTATATTACTCTGCGTTCTTTTTATTGTTATGATGCCAATGCTAAGATTTGAAGATAATAAGAATTTATATAGTAATCCAATAGAATGGATTAAATCTGCTGCTGAAGATGTTGATGCTATATTTGAAGAAATAAGCAGTGTTGATAAGGATGTTTTTACTTATAGCTATTTTATTGAAAGTGAAAAATGGTTAGGTAGCAACTATATTGACTTATTATATACACCAATCCCAAGAACACTATTCCCTGCTAAACCACCCTCTGATGATGGAGTGTATTTAGCAAACTTAATGCACGGGTACGATGTAGAACCATCAATTCCATACAAACTAATTCCATACCAATCTTCAGTTCCATTTTCCTCTTCGGGAATAATGTATGCAAATTTTGGAGTTATAGGTTTAATTATTGGCTCAATATTATTAGGTTATATTTATCAAAAAATATATATTAATATGGTTAAGCACAACTACAGCATTTATCGAATAATTTTATATCAGTTTATAATATTTAAATTTGGATTTTCTAATCAAGAAATTTTAGGTTCCATAATACCTATTGTTATTATCTTAACGGTTGAAAAAGTCTTTTATAGAAGAATTAAAATTTAAAATTTAAAAATAGAGTGATGAAACATTTGGATTATTACTGAAAAATTAGAGTTATTAAAGCTGGTTATTAAAGTGCCAATGTTTAAAGATTTTTAAAACATACCATTTTTATTAAGTGAATTTAATTCTAAAATTGTAGAAACGATAGGGATAAATGAAAAGAACCAAAGAGTAGAGGAAGGTGTAGCTATGTACAAAATAGCGGTAGCGGGGACAGGTTATGTTGGCTTAGTCGCAGGTGTTTGTTTTGCTGAAGTTGGTCATGAAGTAACCTGTGTTGATATAGATGTTAATAAAGTAAACTTAATGAAGTCAGGTATTTCTCCTATCTATGAAACAGGTCTGGAAGAGTTAATGCAGAAAAATTACGAAGAAGGCAGAATTGATTATACCACTGATTATAAAAAGGCTTATAGGGATGCAGATGCAATTTTTATTGGTGTTGGAACACCTGAACAACCTGATGGTTCTGCAAATTTATCATACATTGCTACAGTTGCTAGACAAATTGCTGAATCGGTTGAAAAAGATTGTCTAGTAGTAGTTAAATCGACAGTTCCAGTTGGAACGAATGATAAAGTGGATCAGTTTATTCAGGACTTTTTAGTCAATGATGTGAAAGTAGAAGTAGCGTCAAATCCTGAATTCTTAGCGCAAGGATCTGCCGTTCATGATACTCTTCATGCTGAGAGAATCATTATTGGAACAGAAAGTAAATGGGCTGAAGAATTATTAACAAAAATTTATGAACCGTTTCACTTACCGATTGTTTCAGTGAATAGAAGATCTGCTGAGATGATTAAATATGCTTCAAATGACTTCCTTGCCCTTAAAATTTCTTATATGAATGATATTGCAAATCTATGTGAACTTGTTGGAGCGGATATTCAAGATGTAGCAAAAGGGATGAGTTTTGATGAGCGTATCGGAAGTAAGTTCTTAAATGCTGGTATTGGCTTTGGAGGTTCATGCTTCCCTAAAGATACTAAAGCACTTGAGTATATTGCTAAACAAAACGGATATGAACTTAAAACTGTTAAAGCAGCTATTGATGTAAATAAAGAGCAAAAAACAATGCTATATAAGAAAGCTAGTAAAAGGCTTATTACCTTTAATGGTCTTAAAGTAGCTGTGCTAGGTTTAACATTTAAACCAGGAACGGACGATTTGAGAGAAGCTGCGTCTCTTGAAAATGTACCTTTATTATTAGAACAAGGTGCAGACATTTTTGCATTTGATCCTGTTGGATCAGATAATTTTGCTAAAGTTCACCCAGAAGGTAAGAGCGGGAAAGGTAGCATTACTTATGTTTCCAATATCGAGCATGCTTTAGAAGGTGCCAATGTTTGCTTTATCTTTACTGAATGGGGAGAAGTAAAAGCTTTATCACCTGAAACGTATAAGAAACTGATGAAAACACCTCTAGTATACGATGGTAGAAATATTTATCGTGTTGAAGAGATGCAAGAAGCAGGGGTAGAGTATCACTCAATTGGAAGAAAACCTACAATTAGAACAGCTGTTAAGGAGTCGAAGAATCTTGAATTACAAAACTCTTGATCCTAGTAAAACATATCTAATCACTGGAGCAGCTGGTTTTATCGGATACTACTTGTCTAGAAAACTACTAGAACAGGGTTGCCAGGTGATTGGTATTGATAACGTCAATGACTACTATGATGTGAATCTTAAACATACTCGTTTAGGAAATTTGGAACCTTATGCGAAGTTCACCTTTATTAAAGGCGACATATCAGACAAGAATATGGTAATGAGAACCTTTGAAGAGTACAAGCCTAATGTTGTAGTTAACCTAGCAGCTCAAGCGGGAGTAAGGTATTCAATAGAGAATCCGGATGTCTATATTCAGAGTAATATCATTGGCTTTTATAACATCCTTGAGGCCTGCAGATACAATCCAGTGGACCATCTTGTATATGCATCATCTAGTTCAGTTTATGGTGCTAATAAAAAGGTTCCTTTTGAGGAAACAGATTTTGTAGATAATCCAGTATCACTTTATGCATCGACTAAGAAATCAAATGAATTAATGGCACATACTTATAGCCACCTTTACAAGATTCCAGCTACGGGACTTCGGTTCTTTACTGTTTACGGTCCTATGGGTAGACCAGATATGGCTTACTTTGGATTTGCAGATAAGTATTTTAATGGTGAGCCAATTAAGATTTTCAATAATGGTGATTTTGAAAATGACCTTTATCGGGACTTTACTTATATTGATGACATCGTGGAGGGGATTGAACGCTTATTAAGCAATCCACCTGAAGGTGATGTTCAACATAAAGTCTTCAACATTGGAAACAACAGCCCTGAGAAACTGATGGTGTTTATTGAAACTTTAGAAAAAGCTTTAAGTAAGGCTTTAGGTAGAGAAGTACAATTTGAGAAGATCTTTGAACAAATTAAGCCAGGTGATGTACCGGCAACTTATGCTTCGACAGATCAATTGCAGAAAGCTGTGGGCTTTAAACCGGAGACTTCGATTGAAGAAGGACTCCAGAAATTTGCTGATTGGTATGTGGGATATAATAAGCAAAAATAAATTCTAGAAAAATCTTATCTCAATTATAACTATGGTGTATCGAAAGAAGATTGATATAAAAAGGTGTTAAGGAAGGTAAGCATGAAAAAAATAGGGATTTTAACAATAAATGATTATAATAATTATGGGAATAGATTGCAAAATTATGCAAGCCAAGAAGTACTTAAGTCTTTTGGATATAGTGTGGAAACAATAGTAAATACCAGTAATATTAAAGAGAATGAAAAAAATAAACTAAGCAAAGCAGTAAGTAAAATCAGTATAATAAAGAATAAGTCATTTAATGAGTTTTTCATGCATTTAAATAAAAGTGTAAATTTAAAAATAAAAAGTACTTTTTATAAAAGAATTTATTTAGGTAGATTAAAGGCCTTTAAAGGTTTTACCAAGTCATATATAAAAGAAACAGATTTTAAAATTTTTGAAGATAATGTCCCGGTTGATTTAGCAAATGAGTATGATTATTTTATTACAGGAAGCGACCAAGTATGGAATCCGAACTTTAGAAAAGGATCCTCAATTGACTTTTTAACATTTGCTCCAAAGGAGAAGAGAATTGCTTATGCCCCAAGTTTCGGAATATCTGAAATCCCTGCGGATTATGTTAGAAACTATAAGATATGGTTGTCAGAAATGGAGCATGTATCTGTAAGAGAAGTAGCTGGTGCTAAAATCATTAAAGACTTAACAGGCAGAGATGCCGCTGTTTTAGTTGATCCTACATTGATGTTAACAGAAGAAAAATGGCTATCTGTATCTAAAATACCGACAAATAAGCCTAAGAAATATTTACTGACATACTTTTTAGGTGGAATTTCAAAAGATAAAAAGAAAATCATCTTAGAAATTGCAAAGAAAAATGATTTAGAAATCGTTAATCTAGGACAATTATCTAATCAAGTTGCATATCAGGCAGGACCTGGGGAATTTATAAATTATATTAACTCTGCAAATGTGTTTCTAACAGACTCCTTCCATGGATGTGTGTTCTCTATTTTGTTTAATACACCATTTATTGTATTCGATAGAGATGGCAAATTACCCTCCATGAACTCGCGTATTGATACTTTATTATCAACGTTTAAATTGGAATCAAGATTAGCAAAAAATATAAAAACAAATGAACAAATCTTTGAAGTGGATTATTCCCACGTAGGACCAATATTAGAGGCAGAACGTAACAAAGCAATGAATTATCTGAAAACAGCATTGAGTGTTGATGAATTCTAAAATGAAAACCAAAGAAAGAAGTTTTTGCAAATGAGTCAATTGAAAGCAGGAGCAATTTTATCATACTTGTCCATATTTGTAACTATTTTAATTGCTTTGTTATATACTCCAATAATGATTAGATTACTGGGGCAAACAGAGTATGGACTATATGCACTTATAGGTTCTGTTGCAGCTTATTTTAGTATCTTAGATCTTGGGCTGGGAAATGCCATAGTAAGGTACACTGCTAGAAACAGAGCTATAGGTGACAAACAATTTGAATCAAAGTTAAATGGAATGTTTTTAATTCTATATTCTCTTATTGGTGTATTAACTATTTTAGTAGGTATTATTCTGTTTAATACTATAGAAGGTCTGTTTGGGAAGAGTCTGACAACCTTAGAATTAGAAAAGGCAAAAGTAATGGTGATTATATTAATTATTAACTTTGCTTTATCATTTCCATTAGCTGTTTTTGGTTCTATTATGCAGGCATACGAAAGATTTATAACTGTTAAAACTGTTGGAATTATTCGCTCGATAATGATTCCTTTTCTAACTTTACCTATTCTTTTCTTAGGCTATGGATCTGTATCAATGGTTGTTGTTACCACAATAGTGAACATTTCCTGTCTATTATTCAA is from Solibacillus isronensis and encodes:
- a CDS encoding polysaccharide pyruvyl transferase family protein, with the protein product MKKIGILTINDYNNYGNRLQNYASQEVLKSFGYSVETIVNTSNIKENEKNKLSKAVSKISIIKNKSFNEFFMHLNKSVNLKIKSTFYKRIYLGRLKAFKGFTKSYIKETDFKIFEDNVPVDLANEYDYFITGSDQVWNPNFRKGSSIDFLTFAPKEKRIAYAPSFGISEIPADYVRNYKIWLSEMEHVSVREVAGAKIIKDLTGRDAAVLVDPTLMLTEEKWLSVSKIPTNKPKKYLLTYFLGGISKDKKKIILEIAKKNDLEIVNLGQLSNQVAYQAGPGEFINYINSANVFLTDSFHGCVFSILFNTPFIVFDRDGKLPSMNSRIDTLLSTFKLESRLAKNIKTNEQIFEVDYSHVGPILEAERNKAMNYLKTALSVDEF
- a CDS encoding UDP-glucose dehydrogenase family protein; translation: MYKIAVAGTGYVGLVAGVCFAEVGHEVTCVDIDVNKVNLMKSGISPIYETGLEELMQKNYEEGRIDYTTDYKKAYRDADAIFIGVGTPEQPDGSANLSYIATVARQIAESVEKDCLVVVKSTVPVGTNDKVDQFIQDFLVNDVKVEVASNPEFLAQGSAVHDTLHAERIIIGTESKWAEELLTKIYEPFHLPIVSVNRRSAEMIKYASNDFLALKISYMNDIANLCELVGADIQDVAKGMSFDERIGSKFLNAGIGFGGSCFPKDTKALEYIAKQNGYELKTVKAAIDVNKEQKTMLYKKASKRLITFNGLKVAVLGLTFKPGTDDLREAASLENVPLLLEQGADIFAFDPVGSDNFAKVHPEGKSGKGSITYVSNIEHALEGANVCFIFTEWGEVKALSPETYKKLMKTPLVYDGRNIYRVEEMQEAGVEYHSIGRKPTIRTAVKESKNLELQNS
- a CDS encoding GDP-mannose 4,6-dehydratase gives rise to the protein MNYKTLDPSKTYLITGAAGFIGYYLSRKLLEQGCQVIGIDNVNDYYDVNLKHTRLGNLEPYAKFTFIKGDISDKNMVMRTFEEYKPNVVVNLAAQAGVRYSIENPDVYIQSNIIGFYNILEACRYNPVDHLVYASSSSVYGANKKVPFEETDFVDNPVSLYASTKKSNELMAHTYSHLYKIPATGLRFFTVYGPMGRPDMAYFGFADKYFNGEPIKIFNNGDFENDLYRDFTYIDDIVEGIERLLSNPPEGDVQHKVFNIGNNSPEKLMVFIETLEKALSKALGREVQFEKIFEQIKPGDVPATYASTDQLQKAVGFKPETSIEEGLQKFADWYVGYNKQK
- a CDS encoding glycosyltransferase family 2 protein; the encoded protein is MDKISIIVPVYKVEKYIDRCINSLINQTYSNIEIILVDDGSPDKSGEICDTYAKKYSNIKVIHKENGGQSSARNIGLRAATGDYVGFVDSDDWILPDMYESLYGNLKNTSCDISMCQRINVRNKDEANKALNKNEFMVYKGDQIMDLYLTTDMLSVWNKLYKRTLFNDIWFPEGKIHEEIFLMYSILKKTTRMVVSDSQKYCYFLGEISTTRSPLNMKDFNMISEWEKVIEDVKDYYPALIENAKIRLYISYFNLINKYVMFGSDNINTDTMIKKTMKIWIKTLKRNHWLLRKSKYIGNKRMAQINVLCFSYKTFNISKKFFLYINKRRLN
- a CDS encoding O-antigen polymerase, translated to MQILAALILSNIYIIGFLIGYLKKKDLLTPLCFFNLWMFLITVPRLITIDEIIYNGQPVTDSGIFLYLVFTIIAVLTINVSMIIFNNINSGQIISRKDSNNGNNASGQSYKKTIAILLFSVGALSKLYLINVNGGLAYIWSNLDKRSFMLSGSSYIDSLEILMVIGISLMLDCYFESNKRKYLIMTISMFLIGAVLLIAFGARAPLLEAIITLLFIINYRSNKISLSTILKPKIFGVILLCVLFIVMMPMLRFEDNKNLYSNPIEWIKSAAEDVDAIFEEISSVDKDVFTYSYFIESEKWLGSNYIDLLYTPIPRTLFPAKPPSDDGVYLANLMHGYDVEPSIPYKLIPYQSSVPFSSSGIMYANFGVIGLIIGSILLGYIYQKIYINMVKHNYSIYRIILYQFIIFKFGFSNQEILGSIIPIVIILTVEKVFYRRIKI
- the wecB gene encoding non-hydrolyzing UDP-N-acetylglucosamine 2-epimerase, coding for MKKLKVMTVVGTRPEIIRLSAVINKLEESNAIEHTLVHTGQNYDYELNEVFFKDFKMKKPDYFLNAATGTAVETIGNILVKIDPIMEEVKPDAFLILGDTNSCLTAIAAKRRHIPIFHMEAGNRCFDQRVPEETNRKIVDHTADINLTYSDIAREYLLKEGFPSDRIIKTGSPMFEVLNSRKGDIEDSDVLERLNLEEENYFVVSAHREENINSETNFLDLVESLNAIAEKFKMPVIVSTHPRTRKMIEAKEVEFNPLVKTMKPLGFNDYVKLQIKAKAVLSDSGTISEESSILGFRALNIRQAHERPEAMEEASVMMVGLTKERILQGLEVLDLQENDTLRFVGDYSMPNVSDKVLRIILSYTDYVNRVVWGK
- a CDS encoding capsular polysaccharide biosynthesis protein CapF, which gives rise to MKILVTGAKGFVGKNLIAELKNRGFNDIFEFTRESEPSLLEIYTKECDFVFHLAGVNRPKDEVEFMEGNFGSTSQLLDLLKKYDNKAPVLLTSSIQAEKDNPYGRSKKAGEELLFNYYFETDAKVYVYRLSNLFGKWSKPNYNTVVATFCHNIARGLDIQINNPDAELNLCYIDDVLEEFFRALEGKPTMHDDYCVVPVTHNIKLGELADLIKSFKESRTNLSIPNMEDSLTKKLYSTYLSFLPEDQFSYNLKMNSDHRGSFTEFLRTPERGQVSVNISKPGITKGNHWHHTKNEKFLVVSGEGLIRFRRIDSEEVIEYSVSGEKLQVVDIPTGYTHSIVNVGESDLITVMWANECFDPDNPDTYFVEV
- a CDS encoding glycosyltransferase family 4 protein, translated to MELLVAADSLFLKTPDGKYWCKTIYEYDFWLRYLKVFEKVAVVSRVKSAELSEVDGYLRVDGPNLRVVELPSMSGMKQYILNYYLFSKAAKEAVENADCALFRLPSVAASMVLKYYARKKKPYALEIVADPFDAYSSNKIAQLMYTKKLKESAISANGVSYVTQFYLQSKYPSFASKYGETIEHFESYYSTINLPSSYLTKPRIYGNTKKHFTIVHTANSINNDIKGHETLLKVLKNLREKHYDINIIFIGDGSKRKFYEQMSKNMGIEEYVTFTGLLSTQQEVRDILLQSDIFVFPTKAEGLPRAVIEAMAVGLPCLSTPVNGIPELLDEEYLFNPLDVEGFTSKIIHLIDSPDELEEMSKKNIKKAKMYTIDKLELRRTEFYVKLKKLSIK